The following DNA comes from Deltaproteobacteria bacterium.
CAGAGTTCTCGAAACAGCTTCCAAACGCACCACTTTCTACCTCCTGACCGGTTATAACCTGCAGGACATAAGTCTGTCCTCCGGCAACAGACAGACTATCCGAATCAATAGGAGTTTTACCTCCCTGGAATTCTACAGGCGAGCCTGCGAGGGAGTACTGCTGACCATCGTCACCGAGCGCAGCACAGCCGAATGTGCCATCGACCAATCCTGCTCCGGTGCCGTTATAACAATTACAATCCGCGAAAAACCAATTGAGCGGATCGGGGTCTGTTATGTTTATAGCGCAAACCACCGTATAGTTGTCACATGCGACAAGCAGAGGATCATTCGGATTGAATACCTGAAAGTCGTAAGAAACAGAACTACTCAAGGTAGGCGTGAATGAAGCGCTCTGAAAAACAGATACATTGGTTTCAGTTGACTGTCCAATCAGCGATGTAGTGGCCAAATTAGTAGCTATACCCCCGCCATATGTACCGGACGGGGAATTATCATCGTCGGAATATACGAGAGCCTGGAATAAATCAGCGTCCGAATCGGCACAATCAGGATTGTCCGGGTCGTCGCAAGGAGGAACGGGGACAGGCGGGTTAAAATCACCCTCGGTGACTATATCCGTGTTACCCTGCGTTGCACCCCAATCGGCAGATCCATTCTGGAAGCTTCCATTGGCGATAATGTTATCGAAGAATATATCGTCGAAACATACGCCGACTCTGGTGTATGTATTTATACCATATAGATAGTCAGCTGAATCGAGCATATACATAGTGCCGGCCAGGAAATTATAATCTATAGCCTGGTCGGGCGAAGGACACTCGTCAACGGCAGTAATTGTTACGAACCCTTCTTTGCCCTGAAGAATGGTGTCGTCGGGGGTATCGCCCTCGTTATCTACAAGGTTGCCAAAGTCATAAACGTGTGTGTCCTCTACTGTATAAACATCACAGAAGTCTCTGATTTCAACACAATTTTCGTCCAGGATACGGACATGAACATTCACAAAAGGCACGCCGAAAATATCAGTTTCGGGCCCTTCATCATAATTGGTAACCTGAATGTATGTGTTTCTGCCGTTTTTCTGGCTCCACCACGTTATGAGCTGAGCGCCCACTTCGTTGGTAGGCCTCAGGTGAAAAACATCAGTGAAATCAACATGCTGCCAATCAAGCCCAGCCACGTTAGCGCCACCGAAACCTTCGACCGTCCCTATAAGGGCAGCCGAAAAATCAGGCGGTGCGGTTGAAACCGGGTCAATTTGGGTATCTAACCAACCGTTAGTTACCGGCACACCCGGGCAGAACTGCAAATCAGTGCCGGGCTGTCCTTTAGCCTGGTCTTGAAGACCGAAGCCGAAAAGGACAAGCATTAATACAGCAATCAATGAAAACCTTAACTTGCTTATCATTAATTTATCCTCCTTTTTTAAATTTATTTCGTGTTTGAAATTCATTGTTGTTTATCCTTAGAGCAGCTCGAAGCTAACTCCCCACCAGGAATCCATGGAGCCCGTGCCGTTTCCGTTGTTGAGCCCGAGATAGCCGACGAAGAAAACGTCGAAGAAAAACTCACCAGTGGTTGTGTCACAAACAGTAGGGTCAGTGCAAACATGGGTTATAAACGGTAGAAGTAGCCAACCCGCGTTATTCCCTTCGTTCAAGATGCTCGCGTTACAAATTCTCGGATATCCCTGGCTGTTCGGAATAGAATTATCTATACCTTTGTTCAGGCTGGTAGGGCCTCCTTCAACACAGGCAAATATCGCCGGGCTGCAGGATATAGGAAACTCATTCGCATCGAATATAAAGTTCTGAAAAGATATAGACTCGCCGAACTGGGTACCCAGATTCGGGGAAGCGAAGGTCTGAATGCTGTCTATAGATGCGTAAGTAAGACCGACAACATCCGACAGGTTGTTTCCGTTTACGTCGTTGAAGTTGAGGACATAATCCGCAAAGTCGTCAAAATCAAAAAATTCCGTGTCCGCGGCGTTAGTCCTGTATTCATAACCCGAATCGTCTATTACCCTGAACATTCCGATTATCGATCCGGATGGGCCGGAAAAAGCCGATACCGTAACGAATCCCGTAGTCCCTGAAAGACTAGGGTTACCGGGCAGATTTTCGACATCATAAATGTTGGTATCACCAGGCGTCAATAAATCAAAAAAGTCCACCTCGTTACAGTTCTCGCTGGCATTCCATACCTGAACGTGAATGTCAACAAAGTCATCCGACGTGTTCGTCACCTGTATAAATGTCGATCTGCCGATAGTGTCGTAGAAATTAACCAGTCTGTCCACACCGGTGTCGGTTTGATCAATCGGCTCAAAAAATGCCGAACTTCCGGCAAATGCCTGCATTGGCACAACCAGCATCAAAGCAAGCACCAGTGAATACTTAATCTTGGATATAATATCCTGTAGCATTGAACCTCTCCTCCTTGTTTTGATATTGTTTATTGTATTTCCTTTTTGCATAAAAGAATCCTCCTTCAAAGTTTTACTCTAAACAGCAATGAAAATCGCTCTGGATTTGTTCTTTCAGGCAACCTCCATCTCCTCAAACAAACAATTAAATACAAATACTCAAAAGATAGTCATACAAATTCACAACTGCACAGAATTACAACACAGAAAAAGGTTAATGTCAAGTCCTTTTCTCAGGCGTAAGGAGAGAAAAATGTGGACCAGTGACATCACGTTCCTTCCTCCTTTAAAATTAAAGCAATTACATCATAAATAATACACCTTGTCAAGACTTTCCGGCAACAGAAGAAATTTAAGGCCGGCGCCCGCCAGGCCGCTTGAAAAACAGGCGCACAACGCCGGTCCAAACAACGGGTCTTCATACAATATCACTCATAATAGTAACGAGGCTCGGTCCTTTCGGACTCGCATACTTCCCTTACCTCGTCTTTTACGAGCCTGCCCTCCTGCCATACGCGTTCCCGAACCTTATTGCACCTGGTTTCTTCGTCGTACCCGACCGGAGAAGCCTCGACCCTCTGAAAACCGTCATTACTCTGATAAACGACCGGCCTTCCCTCGGCCGCGGCTTCACGGGAAGCCCTCTGCGATATTTCAGTTACCGTGCCCCCGAGCACTCCTCCGAGAAGACCTCCGATTAACGCGCCGCGCCATCTATTGTCGTTATCTATAAGAAGACCGGCCACGGAACCCACCGCGGCCCCAGCGGCCGCGCCCTGTGTGGTTGCGGGGGAAGGCCCCGTACCCGCCGCGCATGACGAAAGCACGAGCGGCGCCGAGGCGAGTGAAAATAACATGGTAAAACCCATTAAAGCGGATAAATATTTTTCTTTCATTCGTAACCCCTTCCTTCTTTTCCTAAAAACCTAGCACACGGTTATCGTATTTTCTATAACTTTTTTACCCCTGGAATCCTAAGCCGGAAAAAACCTTTTGTCATATTTCACTTAAAAACAGCTATCAGCCAGGACTTTGTAGTATATATAAAATAGATTATATATATTCAGTCCCTCAGTTTAACTCGACACAAAAGAACATTTGGAGGAAAAATCTGTTAGAATTATTACATTATCATAAAAGCCCCGGAGCAATAACCCGGAAATCGTGAAATGAATTTGAAAACGCACCGCCGGAATTACCATACATACCGGGTTATTATTTGATTGCCCGCGTGTATGGTGTGATAATATTTAGAAAAACCGATCTATAGAAACTGAAGGAGAGCAAATTTTGAAAAGATTTTCCAATTCGCTAAAACAACTTTTCGTCGTATCAGCGTTACTCGTATCCATAACGTACATACTCCTTTTCTCGCCGAGCCTCGGGAATTTCGGACAAAAGGCCGAAGCCGATAATCTCAATATTACGAATGTCGTGATGCAGTATGTGAAAAGGTATTACGTCGATAAATCCGTAATCGATCCCAAACATATGCTCATAGAGGGACTCGGAAGACTGGAGCAGATAGTGGATCAGGTGCTGGTTGATTTCCCTGGCGGGGAAGACGGCGGAGAATTCGAAGTTCAGGTAGTCGACGAAAAAGCGGTATTCGATATGAGCGGAGTAAGGGATCTGGATGACGTGACCAAAACAATGGAGCAGGTATTCACATTCATAAGCCCCCATATGTCGCCCAATGATCCGGAGATAAGCGAAATAGAATATTCAGTCCTCGACAAAATGCTAAGCTCTCTCGACCAGCACTCGAGCATAATAACCCCTCAGGTATATAAGGAATTCATGATAGAGACCGAAGGGAGCTTCGGAGGGCTCGGAATAGTAATAGGCGTGAGGGACGGGGAGCTGACAGTAATTTCACCAATAGAAGGAACCCCGGCATACCGCATTGGAATAAAACCTAACGACAAGATAGTCCAGATCGAAAATGAATCGACCATAAATATGTCTCTCATAGAGGCTGTAAGTAAACTAAGGGGCCGTAAAGGCACGGAGGTATCCATCCACGTAATGAGGGACAGTTTTAACTCCCCCCGGGAATTTAAAATAGTGCGCGATACCATTGTAATAGAGAGCGTTGAGACTTTTGAGCTTGACGGCGGCATCAAATACGTGAGGATCAGGGACTTCCAAAAAAATACGCTCGACAGCATTATTCAAAATATCAAAGACGACACAGACAATGCCAGGGGCATGATTCTTGACCTGAGGGGCAACCCGGGCGGTTTGCTCGACCAGGCGGAGAGAATCTCCGATCTGTTCCTGACCAGCGGCGTTATAGTTACAACGAAAATAGGCAATTCCGCGAAAAGATACCACGCAAACGATAAGGACCATCAGTTCGGCGGAAATATCGTCGTGCTCGTCGATTCCGGAAGCGCAAGCGCTTCGGAGATCGTGGCGGGAGCGTTAAAGAACAACGAAAGAGCCATCGTAATAGGGGAAAGAACTTTCGGCAAGGGGTCCGTACAGCAAATATTCGATCTGAACGACGGATCGGCGCTTAAACTTACAATTGCTCAGTACCTCACTCCGGGCGACATATCAATACAGGATGTAGGGGTTACGCCGGATATCATTCTCCACCCGGCGATAATCAACGACGAATTGATAACATTTCACCCCAACCCCGATAACCGTCTGAACAAACCGGACAAAAAAGGGAAAAAAGAGAGCATAAACCTGGATAAGCCTACATATTCCATTACTTATCTTGATAACAGGGTAATCGACAATGAAGGGGAACCGACCCCTGAAGAGGCCCTAAGCAAAGAGGAAAGAAGACAAAAGCTGGAAGAAGACTTCTACGTCTCCCTCGCAAGAGAAATCATCCAGTCCTCAAGCGAACCTTCCAGGAATCAGTCCCTGGGAGAAATTCAGGTCGGCATTACGGAGATTTCCAAGAAAGAGGAAAACAAGATAGTGGACAAATGGCGGCTTATGGGAGTGGACTGGTCATACGAAAAAGTTAAGCCGTCCAAACCCTCCATTTCAGTTTCTGTTACCCCTGAGAAGCCGCAGGGAAAAGCCGGGGGCGAGATCGAGGCTACAGTCGAGGTTGAAAACACGGGCACAGAACCGCTTTACAGATTATTAGCTACGACCAAATCCGAAAACCCGGTTTTCGAAGGAAAGGATCTAATATTCGGCAAACTCAACCCGGGCGAAAAGAAATCTTGGAGCACGAAATTCGAGATACCCAAGTGGAGTCTTACCAGGGACGATCTCGTCACGCTTGAATTCGAGGACGCAAACAAATCATCGATACCGGATTTCAGCTTCAATCTGGATACGTCCGGGCTCGACAGACCCCTTTACGCGTTTAATTACGAGATAGTCGACGACGGCAGGTACGGCTCATCGGGCAACGGTAACAGCATTCCGGAAACGGGCGAGAAAATCGCCCTTCATGTACGGGTGAAAAATATCGGCCCGGGGGCATCGGAAAAAACGATCATAAGCCTTAAGAATAATTCCGGGGACAACGTTTTTCTTGAGAAGGGGAGAGCGGAAATTGAGAACCTTGCGCCCGGAGGAATCAAGGACGCAAGCTTTATATTTTCTGTAAACGGTCCCGACTCATTGATAGAAGTCGAACTTCAAATTATGGATGACATTTTCAAGGAAGGGCTGTTCAGCAATTTATTGATCCCTGAGAACAAACCCGGCGCCGATTTCTCAAAAGAAAAACTGCGCGTTACAGTTCCCGGGGGTAATGTATTTATCAGGGGGGGTAGTTTTAAGGAAGCCCCTATTATAGCGATGTCTGAGACGGGCGCAGCATTCAGCAGCATTGGACAGAACGGGAAATGGATAAAGATTAACCTCGATGAGAACAGAGCCGGCTGGATAAGAAGCGACAAGGTCCGGATTTCAAAGCCGCTTAGCTCGCAAGGGGAATCAGACAGCGCCCTCTACCAGGAAATTTTCGAGGCCCCGCCAATAATCAGCGTCACAGGTCCGCCCATCTCCACAAATTCTCATATCATCACACTAACCGGTGACGTAAACGACAAGGACGGTATAGAGCTTGTCTCAGTATTCCTGGGAGAAGACAAGGTCGCGCTCCTGCCTTCGACAAAAACCGAAGTGCCTGTGTCTCTTGAGCTTAAACTTGAGAACGAGATAAATCTTATAACGATAATTGCCAAAGATTCCAAGGGACTTCTGTCAAAGCAAAGCTTCGTAGTTAGAAAAGAAGGTTAAAAGGATAGCCGGGCTTGATTGGCAAATTTATTCTAAGCCGCGCCCTGACCGGAATCTTCGTTGTGCTGGCGGTAGCGACTATAACGTTTTTTCTCCTGAGAACACTGCCGGGAGGCCCTTTCGACACCGAAAAAAAGCTTCCGCCACTGATCAAAAAAAACATTGAGGCCAAGTACAGTCTCAATAAGCCCCTCGTAGAACAGTACCTTACTTATCTGGCAAACGTGACACGCGGCGACTTCGGCCCATCCTACAAATACATAGACAGGTCTGTAAACGATATAATCAGGGAAACCCTCCCTGTATCCGTTCAGCTTGGACTGATAAGCCTGTTTTTTGCTATAGCGCTCGGAACCATGATAGGGGTATTATCCGCAACAAGACCCGGGGGGATTTTTGATTTCTTTTCCGTCTCAATCGCAACGGCTCTGGTATCGGTTCCGAATTTTGTCGTAGGAGCTTTATTAATCTACCTGTTTTCGGTCAAGCTCAGGTGGCTTCCCGCCGCGCTCTGGGGAGGGCCGTCGCACATTCTTCTGCCCGCGCTCACCCTCGCCGCAGGCCCTGCGGCCTACCTCGCACGCCTTATAAGAGCGAGCATGCTCGATACCTCACAAGCCCTCTTCATAAGAACGGCCCGGGCAAAGGGACTCAGCAGTTTTCAAGTAACAACAAAACACATACTTAGAAACGCGTTGATACCCGTAGTTACGGTACTGGGTCCGATAACCGCGTTTCTCGTTACCGGATCTTTCGTCGTGGAATATATATTCGCCATACCGGGAATCGGGAGATTTTTTGTCCTCGCAGTATCTAACCGCGACTACCCGCTGGTGATGGGAATTACTATCGTATATACCATAATGCTGGTACTGGCCAATCTTGTTGTTGACATATTCTACGTAATACTCGACCCGCGCATAGAATTCGACAAGGGCGGAATCTAGTTGACAAGAAACATTAAGCTCGTCATAGAGTACGAAGGAACAAACTATCTCGGATGGCAGAGACAGCCGCACGGTTTAACTATACAGGAAGTAATAGAAACTTCCCTTGAGCGCATTACCGAGGAGAACATAAAGGTTATAGGCTCGGGGAGGACGGATTCGGGTGTCCACGCCCTGGGTCAGGTCGCAAATTTCAAAACCCGGAGCAGGTTGAGCACGGAGGACTTTCAAAAAGGGCTGAATTCGATGCTCCCCAAAGATATAGCCATAATTCAGGCGGGAGAGGCGGATGCCGAATTCCACGCACAATTTTCGGCCAAGAGCAAGGTTTACGTATATAGAATCCTGAACCGCGATTTTCCCTCTGCTCTCCTGAGAAAAAGAGCCTGGTTTATCCCGTATCCGCTCGATACAAAACTGATGAATGAAGCCGTATTAATGCTTAAAGGAGAGCATGACTTCAGGGCGTTTGCTCTAACCGGAGCGGAAGTCAAATCAACAGTGAGAACGGTTCAGGATGCCGCGATAGAAATGCAAAACGGTTTACTGGAATTCCGGATCGAGGCCAATGGCTTCCTTAAAAGAATGGTAAGGCTTATAGTGGGGACTCTGGTGCAGGTAGGAAAGCAAAAGATAACACCCGTACAGTTTCGGGATATCCTGGCGGCGGGGGAGAAAATGAGATACGTATACTCAGCCCCTCCGTGTGGACTCTACTTAAAAGAGGTGAAGTATTGAATATTGTATAATCTTCGACTTGAATTAATGCGTCAATATTATAATCAGGAGACAAACGTATGAAGATTCTTAAATTCGAAGCGGATAATAAACAGGTTTACTACGGTGTCCTGGAGGAAACGGTTATCAAAGAGATCGAGGGCGATATCTTCGCGGAATACAGGGTAACGGACAAAACACACAGCCCGGAGGATATAAAATGGCTACCGCCTACCAGCCCGACAAAGATCGTGGCCGTAGGGCTGAATTACAGGGATCACGCCGAGGAGATGGATAAGGCTTTACCTGAAGAGCCCAGAATCTTCCTCAAACCCGGAACCTCGGCAATCGGACACGGAGATAACATAAACTATCCCGGACATATGTCCTCACACGTGGACTACGAAGGGGAGCTCGCGGTAGTTATAAAGAAAAAAGCGAGCGGAATCAAGGAGTCCGAAGCGCTCGATTATGTGCTCGGTTACACATGCCTGAACGATATTACTGCAAGAGACCTGCAGGCAAGAGACATCCAATTCACAAGAGCAAAGGGTTTCAACACATTCGCTCCGTTCGGGCCTGTTATCGAGACAGAAATCGATCCGGGCGATCTGGAAATCTCGACCTATTTAAACGGCGAAAGAAAGCAGCACTCGAGAACTTCCAACCTGCTTTTCAATATTCCTACACTGATTAATTTCATCTCGAGCGTCATGACACTCCTGCCGGGGGACTTGATATCAACAGGCACACCTTCCGGAGTGGGACCGATAAAAAGCGGTGACAAGGTAGAGGTCGAAATCGAGGGGATAGGAACACTCACCAACTTCGTGAAATGAAATTCGGGAGCTTGAATGATCCGAATTCGTAATTGCGGCATTAATTGCCACTCAGAATCGCTCTGGCTTCCTTTACGTCGTTGGCGTCTTTTGAGTTTAGAGCTTCCAGCGCTTGCTCGCGCGCTTTATCCTTCTCGCCAAGCGCCAGATAAACCTTTGCCAAATAAATTCGAGCCTTTGAAAATCCGGGTCTTATTCTCAATGCCTTCTGTAGCGATTTCTCCGCGAGCCTGTATTTATCAGCCGAATTCTCCCGCCCGGCCTGGTAAAAGTAAATCCCCCCTAGGAGATAGTGCGCGTTAGGATTTCCGGGATTTAACTGAGTGGATTGCTCAAAATACCTCCTGGAATTCGATAAATCATTCTTTGCCAAAAAGATATAGCCCATGTAATAGTTAAAATCACCCTCGTATTCGGGGTTATAATTAAGGGCAGCCTTGAACGACTTTTCCGCCTTGTTATAATCACCTTTATCAATATAAGAAACCCCGAGTCCGTGGGCCGCAAGCGACTTACCCCGATTGTCGCCGCTAAATTCAGGGCTGAGCGCCTTTTGAAATTGCCGAATAGCCTCGTCTGTTCTACCGGCATTCCTCAGCTGATCTCCGTAATTTAACAGTGGTGCCATCTGACCGGGGGATTTACGGGCCGCGTGTTCCCAGAAAATAAAGTTGTCTTTCCATACTTCCTGACCCCTGACGGTCACGAAAACAAATGACGCGAATAAAACTCCCCCCGCCGCCCAGCCGACCCATTTGAGCCTGCTCCTGATCCCCGCCTGAATCAGCAAGTAACCTAGCAAGAGGCAGTAACCGGCCGAGGGAACATACGTAAACCTCTCCGCATATCGCGTAATGGCCAGGGGATAAAGAGCGATCATTACGGCCGGACCGAGCGTGGCGAAAACCCACAGTATCGAGAAAGCCGTAATATTCTCTTTTTTTCTGAATGAAACAACAAACGCGAGAGAGGCCGCCCCTATCAATAATAAAGAAAGAATCAAATGAATGGCCCCGCCCCCGGTAATGGTGCCTATGAAGTGGTTCAGGTCATAGGGGTAAAGAAATTTCTTCACATAAAACAGATACGTATTAAGGAATATGTTGACAGACTCCCATAGTCCGGCTGGTCCGTGGATGATTTGAAAATCGCCCTTCCCCAGGAGATCGGCAAAGCTCACGAATCCCCTGGATCTCATATATATATAAAAAGCCAAGATAGATCCGAGAATGAGGTATTTAAATATATTCACGCGCTTGAATAATTTTCTGCTTATTAGATCGAAACCCACAACAAGAATCGGAAAAGAAAAAGCCACCTCCTTGGACAAGAAAGAGAGGTAAAGGAAAAAGCCCGCAAGGACTATAAATAAAATATTTCTGTAGGAATATATGTAAAATATAAGGCAGAGCAAAAAAAACAACGCCGCGAGTATATCCCCCCTGGCGGCAATAAAAGAAACCGATTCAACGTGAAGGGGATAGACCGCGAACAACATACACGAGAGAAACGCCTCCTTGTCCCCCCGGCCCCTCCCTAATTCTCTGAACAGTAGAAGAATTAAAAAATAAAGGAGAACCGTCGTTACGGAATGTAAAACAACATTGGTTAAATGAAATCCGCGGGGCGATCCGTTCCATATTTTGTTGTCTATATCCAGAGAGGCTCCATAAACGGGTCTGAAGTATTTGCCTCTCTTCCCTTTTTTCTCTTTAGGAATGAATTTGTTGAATTTCGTCCAGGAGGAATAATGGTTATTGGCTGCTTTCTCAACATAAGAGTTATCATCCCAAACCAGCCCGTTATGTATAGACGGGATGAATACGGCAAAAGAAATAATAAACAATAAAAGTGCCGCAAAAGCCCTGTGCGTGAAAATAGTTTTAATCCTTCCGTACTCTCCGAGCGTCCCGGAAGGGGGATGCTCAGGGCCAGTATCCGATATATCTTTTTTAGCTTTCTTCCCTTTTTTCCCGCTCATATAAAAAACTCGCTTCAGTTTTCGGTCTCCAGTATCTTCCTGGCCTTACGTGCGGTTGAATCCGTGAGCCCGCTTTTTAAAGCAAGCTCGGCATAACTTTTTGCTTTTTCCGTATCGTCGAGCTCGACGAAGACCATCGCCAGCAATAAATACGCTTTCCCATAACCGGGACGCAGTTCGAGCGCCCTTTTCAGGTAATCCTCCGAAACCCCGTAGTATGAATTCTCATTCTCCGAGTACCCCTTCATGTAGTTAACAAGTCCGAGGTGATAGTTCGTTTTATAGTAATCGGGATCATAGGCATAAGCTCTCAAAAACCAATTCTCGGCACTTCGAAGATCTTCTTTATTAATATATACAACTCCAATGTTATTTGCCGTAACCGACATTGCCTCATTACTTGCATCGACACCGCTGCCAAAATTTTTAAGAAGCTCTTTCAGCGCTTCGTCCTCTCTGCCCGCATCAAGAAGTGCCATTCCGTAATTTATATGAGGTATAGGGCTTGTCGCGGATTTCCTCGATGTATCCTCCCAGAGGGAGAGCCTGTCATTCCACACACCCTGCCTTTGAACAGTAAAGAATAGATACACCGCCAGGAGTAAGGACGCAAAAACCCATGAAGCCCTGTTTGTCAGGATTCCGCTCCCCGGTCGAAAAATATAATAGCCTAATAAAATACACAGGCCCGCAGACGGAATATAAAGATACCTTTCGGCTGCGGGCGTTGAGGCTAAATCGAATAAAGACACGAGTACCGAGGGAATTAACGTAATAAGAATCCACAGGATGGAAAAAGCCGTAATCCCTCTATATTTCACCGCTGAAATGAATGCTGTAATGAGCAGCATCGCGAGAACGGCAAGCGACGAAATTATATAGTAAAAACCGTGCGGCACTGATTCAATAAACGCGTTGAACTCAAACGGGAAGATGAGCTTCTTGAAGTAAAGGAAATACGAGCCCAGTATTACCTTAATTACGCCTGTAATTTCCGGTAATGCTCCTGCGCCCGGCGACACGTAGGACTCAGGCGCTATTCTCCCGCCGGAAAGCTCGGGAATATTCACAAAACCCCTCCCCCTTAAATAGATGTAAAGTAGCAAAAGGCCAGTATAGACCCCATATCTCGGTATACTGCTGAACCTCGCGAGCCTTCCGGTGAGAAAATCCAATATAAGAACAGTAAGGGGGAAAATAACGGCTACCTCTTTAGAGAGCAGCGAAAGCGAAAATCCGACCGCCGCAACAAAAAGGAGATACATATGTTTGAAAGAGAGAATATGAGCTATAAAAGCGAGAAAGAAAAAGAGCCCGCATATCACATCGGTTCTGCCGGAAACCCATGAGACGGACTCCACGTGCATAGGGTAAAAGGCAAAAAGCAATGCCGAGACGAAAGCCGCAGAATGGTATCTTCCGATTTGAAATTCCTTTAACAGGAGCAAAACCAGCAAATAAAAAAGAACGGTCGAAAACGCGTTAAATATTATATTGCTTAAATGAAATCCCAGAGGGGATACCCCCCAGACCCCCTTATCCAGAACCATGGATGCGTAAATTAACGGACGATAATAGAGAGCTTTCTTTTCCTCTCTCTCACCGGGAATTATTATCGAGCTTATGCTTGAGGCCTGAAAAGCGAAGTAACTGTTTTCGATCGTCTCGACGTCGTCCCAGACGAAATCACTGCCGGCCGAGGGGATATATATACCGAGCGAGACGAGGAACAAAAAAAGTGAAACGAGCCATTTCTTCTGGAGTAATCTCATACTATCCGTATGTCGGATAACGCCTCCCCGTTCAGGGGGGAATTTTTTTCTATCAACGAATTAAGACTATTCTACGCTCAAGCCGCCTTATTTCAAACTTCGGATCACCTGAGAAAGGGACTTCCCCTATATATCTACGGTGGGTAAAATACGATGCGTTTAAATTCAGGAAAAAGGAGAGATAGATTGCCTAAGGTACTTGTGCTTCCGGGCGACGGAATCGGAGTTGAAGTTACTAACGTGAGTCTGGACATACTTAAAATCATCGGAGAAAAATACAACACCGATTTCGAGACGAAAACCGCTCTCTTCGGCGGGAGCTCGATCGACGAGAGAGGGGTGCCGGTAACAAAAGAGGTGCTTGAGAAAGCGAAAACCTCGGACGCAGTGTTAATGGGAGCTGTCGGCGGACCGAAATGGGAGAATCTCGAGCACGAGAAAAAACCCGAAAGCGGTCTCCTGGCGCTCAGAAAGGAACTGGACGCATTCGCCAACCTCAGACCCGCGGTCGTCTATTCCGCTCTTGCCGACGCCTCGACATTAAAGAGAGAAGTGGTCGAAGGGACGGACATAATGGTAGTGCGGGAACTCACGGGCGGAATATATTTCGGCACGCCGCGCGGGATAGAAAATATATCCGAGACTGAACAAAAAGGCTTCAACACACTCGTTTACACCACAGGGGAGATCGAAAGAATAGCAAGGGTCGCTTTCGATATAGCGAGGAAGAGGAAAAAGAAAGTGACTTCGATCGATAAAGCGAACGTTCTCGAGGTTATGCAGCTCTGGAGGACTGTCGTAAGCAGGATTCAAAAGACGGAATACCCGGATGTGGAGCTTGAGCACCTCTATGTGGATAACGCGGCCATGCAGCTTATCAGGAGGCCCGGGAGCTTTGATGTAATGCT
Coding sequences within:
- the leuB gene encoding 3-isopropylmalate dehydrogenase — encoded protein: MPKVLVLPGDGIGVEVTNVSLDILKIIGEKYNTDFETKTALFGGSSIDERGVPVTKEVLEKAKTSDAVLMGAVGGPKWENLEHEKKPESGLLALRKELDAFANLRPAVVYSALADASTLKREVVEGTDIMVVRELTGGIYFGTPRGIENISETEQKGFNTLVYTTGEIERIARVAFDIARKRKKKVTSIDKANVLEVMQLWRTVVSRIQKTEYPDVELEHLYVDNAAMQLIRRPGSFDVMLAGNMFGDIISDEAAQLTGSLGMLPSASIGKGAIYEPVHGSAPDIAGRDIANPIASVLTTAMMLKYSFDMDRASSDIESAVQRVLEKSYRTADIYQEGTVQVGCIEMGKLIAEELSGQ
- a CDS encoding tetratricopeptide repeat protein; amino-acid sequence: MSGKKGKKAKKDISDTGPEHPPSGTLGEYGRIKTIFTHRAFAALLLFIISFAVFIPSIHNGLVWDDNSYVEKAANNHYSSWTKFNKFIPKEKKGKRGKYFRPVYGASLDIDNKIWNGSPRGFHLTNVVLHSVTTVLLYFLILLLFRELGRGRGDKEAFLSCMLFAVYPLHVESVSFIAARGDILAALFFLLCLIFYIYSYRNILFIVLAGFFLYLSFLSKEVAFSFPILVVGFDLISRKLFKRVNIFKYLILGSILAFYIYMRSRGFVSFADLLGKGDFQIIHGPAGLWESVNIFLNTYLFYVKKFLYPYDLNHFIGTITGGGAIHLILSLLLIGAASLAFVVSFRKKENITAFSILWVFATLGPAVMIALYPLAITRYAERFTYVPSAGYCLLLGYLLIQAGIRSRLKWVGWAAGGVLFASFVFVTVRGQEVWKDNFIFWEHAARKSPGQMAPLLNYGDQLRNAGRTDEAIRQFQKALSPEFSGDNRGKSLAAHGLGVSYIDKGDYNKAEKSFKAALNYNPEYEGDFNYYMGYIFLAKNDLSNSRRYFEQSTQLNPGNPNAHYLLGGIYFYQAGRENSADKYRLAEKSLQKALRIRPGFSKARIYLAKVYLALGEKDKAREQALEALNSKDANDVKEARAILSGN
- a CDS encoding tetratricopeptide repeat protein, with protein sequence MRLLQKKWLVSLFLFLVSLGIYIPSAGSDFVWDDVETIENSYFAFQASSISSIIIPGEREEKKALYYRPLIYASMVLDKGVWGVSPLGFHLSNIIFNAFSTVLFYLLVLLLLKEFQIGRYHSAAFVSALLFAFYPMHVESVSWVSGRTDVICGLFFFLAFIAHILSFKHMYLLFVAAVGFSLSLLSKEVAVIFPLTVLILDFLTGRLARFSSIPRYGVYTGLLLLYIYLRGRGFVNIPELSGGRIAPESYVSPGAGALPEITGVIKVILGSYFLYFKKLIFPFEFNAFIESVPHGFYYIISSLAVLAMLLITAFISAVKYRGITAFSILWILITLIPSVLVSLFDLASTPAAERYLYIPSAGLCILLGYYIFRPGSGILTNRASWVFASLLLAVYLFFTVQRQGVWNDRLSLWEDTSRKSATSPIPHINYGMALLDAGREDEALKELLKNFGSGVDASNEAMSVTANNIGVVYINKEDLRSAENWFLRAYAYDPDYYKTNYHLGLVNYMKGYSENENSYYGVSEDYLKRALELRPGYGKAYLLLAMVFVELDDTEKAKSYAELALKSGLTDSTARKARKILETEN